A section of the Oryza sativa Japonica Group chromosome 1, ASM3414082v1 genome encodes:
- the LOC136354008 gene encoding uncharacterized protein, whose amino-acid sequence MLFLQMVYTRNGSRATGEGSNGEERTDGAHPHSDSGNGPPPLPENPTLAQVMAHQTQMMAAMMQQMQQQHQQMHQRMLQHAEQQHQQFGPPPPQSKLPEFLRVRPPTFSSTTNPMEANDWLHAIEKKLNLLQCNDQEKVAFATHQLQGPALAWWDNHMATRPPGTEVTWAEFCRSFRKAQVPDGVVAQKKREFRALHQGNRTVTEYLHKFNRLARYAPEDVRTDAEKQEKFMAGLDDELTNQLISGDYADFERLVDKAIRQEDQRNKMDRKRKAAQFRAPQGSHQRPRFTPGQQGGPTTMIVRQHRPFNPSNFPQGASGSQNHHGGQSNRGAAPRPPMAPAQSGPPAQAKKETGAKPGSCFNCGELGHFADKCPKPRRAGPRFIQARVNHASAEEAQAAPEVVLDSDSSDAPVYFEIVAEVPPAAEQGKSCLSLEHVDPILQMLYCFLLNIALFYNVTMGCLPIAVAMLLLYLVSLSTWGSNMIRVRTRDCLAMPSSTSSHWGKSY is encoded by the exons ATGCTtttcctccagatggtctacaccaggaatggtagccgcgcgacaggcgagggcagcaacggcgaagagcgCACTGATGGGGCGCATCCCCACAGCGATtctggcaatggtccgccaccacttcccgagaatccgacgctagcCCAAGTAATGGCACATCAGAcccagatgatggcagccatgatgcagcagatgcagcagcagcaccagcagatgcaccagcggatgctgcagcacgccgaacagcagcatcaacagtttggtccccctccccctcagtccaagttgccagagttcctacgtgtcaggccacccaccttctccagcaccaccaaccctatggaggcgaatgattggctccatgccatagagaagaagctgaatctcctgcagtgcaatgatcaggagaaggttgctttcgccacacaccagcttcaaggTCCTGCGTTAGCTTGGTGGGATaaccacatggccacccgcccaccaggtactgaagtcacttgggcagagttctgccgtagcttcaggaaggcgcaggtgccagatggggtcgtggcacaaaagaagagggaattccgggcgctccatcagggcaacaggactgtgacGGAATACCTCCAtaagttcaatcgcctcgcgcgatatgcaccagaggatgtccgcaccgacgccgagaagcaggaaaagttcatggcgggtctggatgacgagctgaccaaccaactgatatctggggactacgctgactttgagaggctggtggacaaggcaatccgtcaggaggatcaacgcaacaagatggacaggaagaggaaggccgcacagttcagggcacctcagggaagtcaccagaggccgcgcttcactcccggacagcagggtggacctaccaccatgatcgtccgccagcaccgcccgttcaaccctagcaacttcccccagggcgccagtggcagtcagaaccaccatggaggtcagtccaaccgcggtgcagctccacgcccaccaatggcaccggcACAATCAGGCCCgcccgcgcaagccaagaaggagactggagcaaaaccagggtcctgcttcaactgtggcgagcttggccacttcgctgacaaatgtccgaagcctaggcgtgccgggccaaggtttatccaggctcgtgttaaccacgcatctgcggaggaggcacaagcagcaccagaggtcgtactgg attccgattcctccgacgctccggtgtacttcgaaatagtcgccgaggttcctccagcagcagagcaaggcaagtcatgcttgtcacttgaacatgttgatcctatattgcaaatgctctattgttttcttttaaatattgcattgttttacaatgttactatgggttgtttacctattgccgtagccatgctattgttgtaccttGTTTCTTTGTCAACTTGGGGttctaacatgattagagttaggactagggattgcttagccatgcctagttcaactagttcacattggggaaaatcctattaa
- the LOC4325434 gene encoding uncharacterized protein has protein sequence MAGVVYHQPISSSVASLPIPFYHRLCLTPVIPFFLFPLSFSHFHKPPTAPPKPAGAELLLPLFQPSSFPPMLSTDLPGCAASGNTLGRRRRGRSTTEAPAPCPFSSLLLLGRRNRRKERNGRKKRHMTSRPRCTVTFLFYLILIQFQSLDTHIFPTTNPIPMRL, from the coding sequence ATGGCCGGCGTTGTCTACCACCAGCCGATCTCCTCCTCCGTTGCTTCCCTTCCTATTCCCTTTTACCATAGGCTTTGCCTCACTCCGGTGATTCCATTTTTCCTATTTCCCCTCTCCTTTAGCCACTTCCACAAGCCACCAACGGCACCACCAAAGCCGGCCGGAGCTGAGCTCTTGTTGCCGCTGTTCCAGCCATCCTCTTTTCCCCCTATGCTTTCCACCGACCTCCCCGGATGCGCAGCGAGCGGGAACACgcttggccgccgccgtcgaggccgtTCAACCACCGAAGCACCGGCGCCCTGTCCCTTTTCCTCTCTGTTGTTGCTCGGGAGAAGAAAcagaaggaaggagaggaacgggaggaagaagagacatATGACAAGTAGGCCCCGCTGCACAGTAACCTTcctcttttatttgattttaattcAATTTCAATCTTTAGACACCCATATCTTTCCAACCACAAATCCAATCCCAATGAGACTTTGA